One genomic region from uncultured Cohaesibacter sp. encodes:
- a CDS encoding NAD-dependent succinate-semialdehyde dehydrogenase, whose amino-acid sequence MDTKLFINGTWRDASGGERKEVHNPATGEVIGYHAVATPDDLEEAVQAADKAFASWRETPAMERAAIMHRAATLLRERVEEVAKVLTTEMGKPIIEAETELRSTADLLDWFAEEARRIYGRVIPARSPDVMQLALKQPVGPVAAFTPWNFPVSQLVRKVAPALAAGCTMVAKPPEDAPASPAVLAEVLAAAGLPDGVLNLVYGNPPDIANYLIPHPAIRKVSFTGSVPVGKMLASLAGQHMKRITMELGGHSPVLVFDDADIEEAATAIATFKFRNAGQVCISPTRILVQRGIYDRFVARLVEEAKSIAPGAGIERDTRMGPLVSQRRVEAVTSIISEAVSEGAKVLTGGERVDHPGFFYRPTLLEQVPGHARILHEEPFGPVAMLAPFDTIDEAITESNRLAYGLAAYAFTSSLKTSQILQNRLETGMLAINHTALALPELPLGGVKDSGFGSEGGPEAIEAYVFTKVVTQKC is encoded by the coding sequence ATGGACACGAAACTTTTCATCAATGGCACATGGCGGGACGCTTCTGGCGGTGAACGCAAGGAGGTCCACAATCCCGCAACCGGCGAGGTGATCGGATATCATGCCGTGGCCACGCCGGACGATCTCGAAGAAGCGGTTCAGGCTGCCGACAAGGCTTTTGCCTCCTGGCGAGAAACCCCTGCAATGGAGCGCGCAGCTATCATGCATCGCGCCGCAACACTGCTGCGTGAGCGGGTCGAAGAGGTTGCCAAGGTCCTGACAACGGAAATGGGCAAACCCATCATCGAGGCCGAGACTGAACTGCGTTCGACCGCTGACCTGCTCGACTGGTTTGCCGAAGAGGCCCGCCGCATCTATGGCCGGGTGATCCCGGCACGCAGTCCCGATGTGATGCAGCTCGCGCTCAAACAGCCGGTCGGTCCGGTTGCCGCCTTCACGCCGTGGAACTTTCCCGTCTCGCAGTTGGTGCGCAAGGTCGCCCCGGCGCTCGCCGCTGGCTGCACCATGGTCGCCAAACCGCCCGAAGATGCCCCGGCCAGCCCGGCTGTGCTCGCCGAAGTCTTGGCCGCAGCTGGCCTGCCGGATGGCGTCCTCAACCTCGTTTATGGCAACCCGCCGGATATCGCCAACTATCTGATCCCGCATCCAGCCATCCGCAAGGTCTCCTTCACCGGCTCGGTGCCTGTCGGCAAGATGCTGGCGTCCCTCGCCGGACAGCACATGAAGCGCATCACCATGGAACTGGGCGGACACAGCCCGGTTCTGGTCTTCGATGATGCCGATATCGAGGAAGCGGCAACCGCCATTGCGACCTTCAAGTTCCGCAACGCCGGTCAGGTCTGCATTTCGCCGACACGCATTCTGGTTCAGCGCGGAATCTATGATCGCTTCGTTGCGCGTCTGGTCGAGGAAGCCAAATCGATCGCGCCGGGCGCGGGCATCGAGCGCGACACCCGCATGGGACCGCTGGTCAGCCAACGCCGGGTGGAGGCCGTCACGTCGATCATCTCGGAAGCGGTTTCCGAAGGTGCCAAGGTGCTGACTGGTGGCGAGAGGGTTGATCATCCGGGCTTCTTCTATCGCCCGACCCTACTCGAACAGGTGCCTGGCCATGCACGAATCCTGCATGAAGAACCTTTTGGCCCCGTCGCCATGCTCGCGCCGTTCGATACCATTGATGAAGCCATCACCGAGTCGAACCGTCTGGCCTATGGCCTTGCCGCCTATGCCTTCACTTCTTCGCTGAAGACGTCCCAGATCCTGCAGAACCGTCTCGAAACGGGCATGCTGGCCATCAACCACACCGCGCTCGCCCTGCCAGAACTGCCGTTGGGCGGGGTCAAGGACTCCGGCTTTGGCTCCGAAGGCGGCCCGGAAGCAATCGAGGCCTATGTCTTCACCAAGGTGGTGACGCAGAAGTGCTGA